A window of Treponema pectinovorum genomic DNA:
AGATATTTATATTTTGCTGTGAACGGAACTTTAAAAGGCTCCGTAACATTCAAATCTCTGCGTAAATCCTGAACTTCATAACCGTCTTCGCTCCATTCATCGCCAACTTTTATTGGCCTTTGTGGAAAAATTGGCAAGTCGCGAATTACAGGCATAAAATATTTGCTTTCAATTTCAAATTTTCCGCGGGAATCCCGCCAGAATTCGCTTTCAAAATTTTCGCCCCAACGATAAGTGTCGTTTTGCCCTAAAAATTGTGCACGAGTTGACTGTTCGCTTGTCATAAAATTGCCTTTTATGTAACCGCGTCCATTTTCATCAATCTTTTCTACGCTTTCTGTAACCCTCGTTACGATTTGCGCTTTGTGGCTCAATCTTCCGTTAATTTTTACTTCTTCGTTTACAGATGAAGTAAGCGAAAAATTATCTCCTTCTTTAAATTTAAATTGAAGCAAAATTTCATCTTCGGAATTTTGATTTTTTGAAATAGGTAAATTTGCTTCTTGAGCAAAAATTTTAAGGGAAAAATTTAAAGCAAAAGCGCAAAGGCAAAATAAAGTTAAACTATTTTTTTTCATAACATTCCTTTTTTATCAATTTATCAATTTTTGGTTCAAAGTTCTAATGACAACTTGTAAACAACGTCCAACCTGATATGTTATACTTCAAAAATGAAAAATTTTGTTTTATTGTTGCAATCAAATTCTGTGTACTTTTTGATTTTCGGAATAGTTTTAATATTTTTGATGATTTTAATCGCTTTTAAAACAGGATATTTCTTTGCAAAATTAAAAATCCAGCCGCTTATAAAAGACGCTCGCGCGGATTCTGTAAAAAGATCAAAAGCGATAATTTCTGGATTTGCCTTTGAACAGGTTGCCCCTTTTTTGCCGAATTTTCCGTGCAAGAGTTACGACTGTCGTTTTATAGGTAAGCCGGTGGATTTTATCGCTTTTAGCGGAGTAACTTTAGAAGATGAAATAAGTGAAATCGTTTTTATAGAAGTTAAAACTGGAAATTCAAAACTTTCTAAACACGAAAAACAGATTAAATCTTGCATAGAGCAAGGCAAAGTTCGATACGTCGAATATAGAATTTAAGAGGCGACTTCGTTTTCTATGCTTAAAATTGCGGAATTGTCGCCAGAAAGCATCCTTGCACATCTATCTTTTTCCATCGGTTTGCCTTTTAAAAATCCTTGAATCGTTTTGCATCTTATTCGTTTTAAGATATTTAACTGTTCTAAATTTTCTACGCCTTCTGCAATCGTATCGAGTCCCATTTTAGAAACCATATTTATGATTGAATCGGTGATGTTGGCTTCTAT
This region includes:
- a CDS encoding Holliday junction resolvase-like protein, giving the protein MKNFVLLLQSNSVYFLIFGIVLIFLMILIAFKTGYFFAKLKIQPLIKDARADSVKRSKAIISGFAFEQVAPFLPNFPCKSYDCRFIGKPVDFIAFSGVTLEDEISEIVFIEVKTGNSKLSKHEKQIKSCIEQGKVRYVEYRI